The following coding sequences are from one bacterium window:
- a CDS encoding redoxin domain-containing protein, producing the protein MRKRIGWAAAFLATVLVIVVVTTKSIEARAVKMGQQIPRMDQAGEWLNSAPLTAKDLEGKVVLLDIWEFTCVNCLRTLPYLKEWQRKYADEGLIIVGVHCPEFSFGKDSTNVGRFVRAQGITWPIVLDNDFTIWKALLNRYWPRKFVYDHTGKLVYDHVGEGGYVETEQKLMELLAKRNGKTYETGTLGYVRDEDKPDAYCYPRSPETYAGFERGTLGNKTVKQGKLFTYSEEGGRPVADIPYLKGQWIQTEEYLQYAGDGNSDERLTYRFTGNEMNAVLRGPEGSEQTPLLVQVTMNDKAVPEAWRGPDLTVNADGNTYIELLEPRMYQVIYSKRQHGEQIIKFYPKAKGFELYAFTFGSCVVP; encoded by the coding sequence ATGAGAAAGCGAATCGGTTGGGCAGCGGCATTTCTGGCAACCGTTCTGGTAATTGTGGTTGTGACGACAAAATCGATTGAAGCAAGGGCAGTGAAAATGGGACAGCAAATACCACGAATGGATCAAGCCGGCGAGTGGCTAAACTCAGCGCCACTTACAGCGAAGGATTTAGAAGGGAAAGTCGTTCTCCTCGATATCTGGGAATTCACTTGTGTGAATTGTCTGCGGACTTTGCCGTATTTGAAAGAATGGCAACGGAAATACGCCGATGAGGGTTTGATTATCGTCGGAGTGCATTGTCCCGAGTTCAGTTTTGGGAAGGATTCGACGAATGTCGGACGATTTGTTCGGGCTCAAGGGATAACTTGGCCGATCGTGCTCGATAACGATTTCACCATTTGGAAAGCGCTGTTAAACCGCTATTGGCCGCGCAAATTCGTGTACGACCATACTGGAAAACTGGTGTATGACCATGTTGGCGAAGGGGGGTATGTCGAAACGGAACAGAAGCTCATGGAACTTCTGGCGAAGCGAAATGGGAAGACGTACGAAACGGGAACGTTAGGGTATGTCCGCGACGAGGATAAACCGGATGCGTATTGCTATCCCCGTTCTCCCGAAACTTATGCCGGATTTGAACGCGGCACGCTCGGCAACAAAACGGTGAAGCAAGGAAAGCTTTTTACGTATTCCGAAGAAGGCGGTCGACCGGTCGCCGACATTCCTTATCTCAAGGGGCAGTGGATTCAAACGGAAGAGTATTTGCAATATGCGGGCGATGGTAATAGCGATGAGCGATTGACGTATCGATTCACCGGAAATGAGATGAATGCGGTGTTACGCGGACCGGAGGGGAGTGAACAGACGCCGCTACTGGTACAAGTCACAATGAACGACAAAGCCGTCCCCGAAGCGTGGCGCGGTCCCGATCTGACAGTCAATGCGGATGGCAATACCTACATCGAATTATTAGAGCCGCGGATGTACCAAGTCATTTACTCGAAACGGCAACATGGCGAACAGATCATCAAATTCTATCCGAAGGCGAAGGGCTTTGAGCTGTATGCATTTACGTTCGGGAGTTGTGTGGTTCCGTGA
- a CDS encoding branched-chain amino acid ABC transporter substrate-binding protein has protein sequence MQRFVILTILSFLLIVTIGCQSGGGYVIGYAAPMTGESAKMGEDISKGVMLAVDEWNAKGGINGKKISLEGFDDRADPKEAVSVAQRAVSKGVRGVVGHYNSSCTIPASDLLDEAGVIMITPASTNPQVTSRGLKHVFRTCGRDDQQGKVMANAVTAVGKSKVAILHDKTTYGQGLSEEFKKNLTSASEIVIFEAIQRGDKDFSAILTKVKSLSPDYLMFGGLYPEGGLLAKQMRDLGMNTILVSGDGTYDQEFVRIAGSAAEGAWLTYAPPADEIPSAQSFIKNFKAKYGEMGPYSLFAYDAANILLGAMAKNPKANGDELANLIRTNAWDAASGRIEFDANGDPKNAPYVLWTVKEGKLVVVK, from the coding sequence ATGCAACGGTTCGTTATACTCACAATCTTGTCGTTTCTACTCATCGTAACGATTGGTTGTCAATCGGGTGGCGGTTATGTAATCGGATACGCGGCACCAATGACCGGCGAATCGGCAAAGATGGGCGAAGATATCTCAAAAGGGGTCATGCTCGCAGTCGATGAATGGAACGCTAAAGGCGGCATCAACGGCAAGAAAATCTCCTTGGAAGGATTCGATGACCGCGCCGATCCAAAAGAAGCGGTTAGCGTCGCCCAACGCGCCGTTTCTAAGGGAGTGCGGGGAGTAGTGGGGCATTACAATTCCAGTTGCACGATTCCCGCTTCCGATTTATTGGACGAAGCCGGCGTCATTATGATTACCCCGGCATCGACCAACCCACAGGTGACTTCCCGCGGCTTAAAGCACGTCTTCCGCACCTGTGGTCGTGACGATCAACAAGGGAAAGTCATGGCGAATGCCGTCACCGCCGTTGGTAAATCGAAAGTTGCTATCCTTCACGACAAAACAACCTATGGACAAGGGCTTTCTGAAGAATTTAAAAAGAATCTTACTTCCGCCAGCGAAATTGTCATATTTGAAGCCATTCAACGCGGCGACAAAGACTTTTCCGCCATCTTGACCAAAGTAAAGAGCTTGTCCCCGGACTATTTGATGTTTGGCGGTCTCTATCCCGAAGGGGGATTGTTGGCGAAACAAATGCGTGACTTAGGGATGAATACAATATTAGTTTCCGGCGATGGCACTTACGATCAGGAGTTCGTCCGTATTGCCGGTTCGGCGGCTGAAGGTGCGTGGCTGACGTATGCGCCGCCTGCCGATGAAATCCCCTCCGCACAGAGTTTCATCAAGAATTTCAAAGCGAAGTATGGCGAGATGGGTCCCTATTCGTTGTTCGCGTATGATGCTGCCAACATTTTACTTGGCGCAATGGCGAAAAACCCCAAAGCGAATGGCGACGAATTGGCAAACCTCATCCGCACAAACGCATGGGATGCCGCTTCCGGTCGCATCGAATTCGATGCCAATGGTGATCCCAAAAATGCCCCCTATGTCCTTTGGACAGTCAAAGAGGGGAAACTCGTCGTCGTAAAATAA
- a CDS encoding phosphatidylglycerophosphatase A, with amino-acid sequence MRIIKRPNQIAPLSGPLDYIAAAIASCGVGFIPVSSGTFASLVATAAWISLSQLSWITQLEIILLVTILGTWASHRMERCWGHDPSQVVIDEVAGQWIALLTVPTNPIYFAVGFLLFRIFDILKPPPIRQAERQPGGIGIMLDDIIAGFAVLLALLPFQLLGVISHSKFLAW; translated from the coding sequence ATGAGAATCATAAAACGACCTAACCAAATCGCACCATTATCCGGGCCGCTCGATTACATCGCAGCGGCTATCGCCAGTTGCGGCGTCGGTTTCATCCCGGTTTCCTCCGGTACTTTTGCATCACTGGTTGCCACCGCAGCTTGGATTTCGTTGTCCCAACTGTCGTGGATTACCCAACTCGAAATCATTCTCTTGGTTACAATCCTTGGTACCTGGGCTTCTCACCGGATGGAACGGTGTTGGGGACACGATCCTTCGCAAGTCGTAATCGATGAAGTAGCAGGACAGTGGATCGCCTTGCTAACTGTTCCCACCAATCCGATTTACTTTGCAGTCGGATTTTTGTTGTTCCGGATATTCGATATTTTGAAACCGCCGCCTATCCGCCAAGCCGAACGACAACCCGGCGGGATTGGAATCATGCTCGATGATATCATAGCCGGATTTGCAGTGTTGTTAGCGCTGCTGCCATTTCAACTCTTGGGAGTGATTTCCCACTCGAAATTCTTAGCTTGGTGA